One genomic region from Rattus norvegicus strain BN/NHsdMcwi chromosome 10, GRCr8, whole genome shotgun sequence encodes:
- the Tvp23a gene encoding Golgi apparatus membrane protein TVP23 homolog A isoform 2 (isoform 2 is encoded by transcript variant 2) gives MKQGLVDDTEDVSLDFGNEEELAFRKAKIRHPLATFFHLFFRVSAIVTYVCCDWFSRSFVGCFVTVLLLLSFDFWSVKNVTGRLMVGLRWWNQIDEDGKSHWIFEARKVSANHMAATEAEARIFWLGLIICPVIWIMFFFSTLFSLKLKWLALVIAGISLQAANLYGYVLCKMGGDGDMSTVAASFLPQTVFQTDAPGDFEKPRLEGLDIHQH, from the exons ATGAAGCAG GGCCTAGTGGATGATACTGAGGATGTGTCCCTGGACTTCGGCAATGAAGAGGAGCTGGCCTTTAGGAAAGCCAAGATCAG GCACCCCCTGGCTACCTTCTTCCACCTGTTCTTCCGAGTGAGTGCCATTGTCACCTACGTGTGCTGTGACTGGTTCAGCAGGAGCTTTGTGGGCTGCTTTGTCACtgtgctcctcctcctgtcctttgACTTCTGGTCTGTGAAG AATGTAACTGGAAGACTCATGGTGGGTCTTCGATGGTGGAACCAGATAGATGAGGACGGGAAAAGCCACTGGATATTTGAAGCCAGAAAG GTCTCTGCAAACCATATGGCTGCCACTGAAGCAGAGGCACGCATCTTCTGGCTGGGTCTCATCATCTGCCCGGTGATCTGGATCATGTTCTTCTTCAGTACCTTGTTCTCCCTGAAGCTCAAGTGGTTG GCTCTCGTGATTGCTGGCATTTCCCTCCAAGCTGCGAACCTCTACGGCTACGTCCTCTGTAAGATGGGGGGCGACGGAGACATGAGCACAGTTGCGGCCAGCTTTCTGCCCCAGACAGTGTTTCAGACG GATGCCCCAGGTGACTTTGAGAAGCCCAGGCTGGAAGGACTGGACATCCACCAGCATTAG
- the Tvp23a gene encoding Golgi apparatus membrane protein TVP23 homolog A isoform 1 (isoform 1 is encoded by transcript variant 1) — translation MACHLSVPGVPQGLVDDTEDVSLDFGNEEELAFRKAKIRHPLATFFHLFFRVSAIVTYVCCDWFSRSFVGCFVTVLLLLSFDFWSVKNVTGRLMVGLRWWNQIDEDGKSHWIFEARKVSANHMAATEAEARIFWLGLIICPVIWIMFFFSTLFSLKLKWLALVIAGISLQAANLYGYVLCKMGGDGDMSTVAASFLPQTVFQTDAPGDFEKPRLEGLDIHQH, via the exons ATGGCCTGCCACCTATCTGTTCCTGGTGTTCCCCAGGGCCTAGTGGATGATACTGAGGATGTGTCCCTGGACTTCGGCAATGAAGAGGAGCTGGCCTTTAGGAAAGCCAAGATCAG GCACCCCCTGGCTACCTTCTTCCACCTGTTCTTCCGAGTGAGTGCCATTGTCACCTACGTGTGCTGTGACTGGTTCAGCAGGAGCTTTGTGGGCTGCTTTGTCACtgtgctcctcctcctgtcctttgACTTCTGGTCTGTGAAG AATGTAACTGGAAGACTCATGGTGGGTCTTCGATGGTGGAACCAGATAGATGAGGACGGGAAAAGCCACTGGATATTTGAAGCCAGAAAG GTCTCTGCAAACCATATGGCTGCCACTGAAGCAGAGGCACGCATCTTCTGGCTGGGTCTCATCATCTGCCCGGTGATCTGGATCATGTTCTTCTTCAGTACCTTGTTCTCCCTGAAGCTCAAGTGGTTG GCTCTCGTGATTGCTGGCATTTCCCTCCAAGCTGCGAACCTCTACGGCTACGTCCTCTGTAAGATGGGGGGCGACGGAGACATGAGCACAGTTGCGGCCAGCTTTCTGCCCCAGACAGTGTTTCAGACG GATGCCCCAGGTGACTTTGAGAAGCCCAGGCTGGAAGGACTGGACATCCACCAGCATTAG